Proteins encoded within one genomic window of Bemisia tabaci chromosome 2, PGI_BMITA_v3:
- the LOC140223906 gene encoding uncharacterized protein: MTLTTAHDMFIKLKELFGRAGPDLKCTLLKEFFSKEFKRGSKLMDHVSELQNLFSRLQLVEAGVNEQMLISKILTTLPDRLNNFVQSWEMQNKTEQKLTDLIARLQAEDNKEKSNENESIAFIALNVINVATMDTK, encoded by the coding sequence ATGACCCTAACGACAGCGCATGATATGTTCATCAAACTGAAGGAGCTATTTGGCAGAGCTGGTCCAGATTTGAAGTGCACCCTACTGAAGGAGTTCTTCAGCAAGGAATTCAAACGTGGTTCGAAACTGATGGATCATGTAAGTGAATTACAAAACTTGTTTAGCCGTCTACAATTAGTTGAGGCTGGTGTGAACGAGCAAAtgctcatttcaaaaattttaacaaccTTACCAGACAGGCTTAATAATTTCGTCCAATCATGGGAGATGCAAAATAAAACTGAGCAAAAACTCACTGACTTAATTGCGAGACTTCAAGCGGAAGACAACAAGGAAAAATCGAATGAGAATGAAAGTATAGCATTCATAGCTTTAAATGTTATAAATGTGGCAACGATGGacacaaaatga